One genomic region from Homalodisca vitripennis isolate AUS2020 unplaced genomic scaffold, UT_GWSS_2.1 ScUCBcl_1474;HRSCAF=5149, whole genome shotgun sequence encodes:
- the LOC124371461 gene encoding uncharacterized protein LOC124371461, translated as MKNLKLPSGSSQKKKKKYVYFDQLLFLTANNTDRRTTTNVPDEQPDIGNENAATEENNEDLTEVVASEPATPNQVAPNQAAPNRINKKYRQTPFEMAVLKHLTNASKPTDEEEEADKHFLLSFLPMLKNLPVDKKLWVRMKFTEVMQQALAVERYNPPPAFFAHSSHQWQQLPNVPNHPQYNYPNWTDASPRERQANIQSPTPSESLSNNNSDVFSVFEEL; from the exons atgaaaaacttgaaattacctAGTGGCAGTAgccaaaagaagaagaaaaagtatgTGTACTTCGATCAACTGCTGTTCCTCACTGCGAACAACACTGACAGGAG GACAACCACCAATGTTCCTGATGAGCAACCCGACATTGGAAACGAAAATGCGGCTACTGAAGAAAACAACGAAGATTTGACTGAGGTAGTTGCTTCAGAACCAGCAACACCTAACCAAGTAGCGCCCAACCAAGCAGCGCCTAACcgtatcaacaaaaaatatcgaCAGACTCCCTTTGAAATGGCCGTACTTAAACATTTGACAAATGCAAGCAAGCCAACggatgaagaagaagaagctgATAAGCACTTTCTACTATCCTTTTTGCCTATGTTAAAAAACCTTCCTGTTGACAAAAAATTGTGGGTTCGGATGAAATTTACGGAAGTTATGCAGCAAGCCTTGGCAGTAGAACGCTATAACCCTCCCCCTGCATTTTTTGCCCACTCAAGTCACCAGTGGCAGCAGCTACCAAACGTCCCTAATCATCCCCAATATAACTACCCTAATTGGACGGATGCTTCTCCAAGAGAGCGCCAGGCTAACATTCAGTCCCCTACACCCTCTGAATCGCTTAGTAACAATAATTCGGATGTGTTTAGTGTTTTTGAAGAATTGTAA